A region from the Mercenaria mercenaria strain notata chromosome 7, MADL_Memer_1, whole genome shotgun sequence genome encodes:
- the LOC128545981 gene encoding fumarylacetoacetate hydrolase domain-containing protein 2-like, which translates to MNYIDHCEEQNAPVPIEPVIFNKFPSCIIGPNDNLTYPKETECLDWEVEMVIVIGKEAKNVKVDDAMQYVSGYTVANDVSARDWQLTPGKNGSQWVIGKAMDEFCPLGPSIITPDELGDPHNLGLRCRVNGVRKQDSNTNQLVHKTEQMIAFITR; encoded by the exons ATGAATTACATAGACCATTGTGAGGAACAGAATGCTCCAGTTCCAATAGAACCAGTGATCTTCAACAAGTTCCCAAGTTGTATAATTGGACCAAATGATAACTTAACATATCCTAAAGAGACAGAG TGTCTGGACTGGGAGGTGGAAATGGTTATAGTCATTGGAAAGGAAGCCAAGAATGTAAAG GTGGATGATGCAATGCAGTATGTGTCTGGTTATACTGTAGCAAATGATGTAAGCGCACGGGACTGGCAGTTGACACCCGGGAAGAATGGTAGTCAGTGGGTTATAGGAAAGGCTATGGATGAGTTCTGTCCCCTTGGACCATCCATCATTACCCCAGATGAATTAGGAG ATCCACATAACCTTGGTTTGAGATGTAGAGTGAATGGGGTCAGAAAACAGGACAGTAACACAAATCAGCTGGTACACAAAACTGAACAGATGATAGCATTTATTACAAGGTAA